The following are from one region of the Stanieria sp. NIES-3757 genome:
- a CDS encoding response regulator receiver protein, whose product MLNHPCRVLLVEDEPEDLKKLQTILTNAHSASFRRGFNLTWAETVAQGKQLIAQTEFDVVILDLMLPDSRGLNTLREIQSIISKIPIIVLTSIEDEIVAVKVLELGACGYLPKNVLEQNLLIYAIRTAIERKLQLAKFEEWQKQQPAQEIALLENFLADKTINEQLADSESLQQKMPDIVAEIKERYHDLLDRFVEQRIYKVQYEINRNIEVLVEQLGYLQATPRDLIEIHTTILKQKQATLGQRQAMTYTIEGRYLLLEMMGKLAAYYRKYYMGLNKINLVQNYSNEILKNNQRSNN is encoded by the coding sequence ATGTTAAATCATCCCTGTCGAGTTTTATTAGTAGAAGATGAACCAGAAGATCTGAAAAAATTACAAACAATTTTGACTAATGCTCATTCTGCATCTTTTCGACGTGGATTTAATTTAACTTGGGCGGAAACTGTAGCTCAAGGTAAACAACTAATTGCTCAAACAGAATTTGATGTTGTAATCCTCGATTTAATGCTACCAGATAGTCGTGGGCTAAATACTCTGAGAGAAATACAATCAATTATTTCTAAAATACCAATTATTGTTTTAACTTCAATAGAAGATGAAATTGTTGCCGTTAAAGTTTTAGAATTAGGGGCTTGTGGTTATTTACCCAAAAATGTTTTGGAGCAAAATTTATTAATTTATGCAATTCGCACGGCGATCGAGCGTAAACTCCAATTAGCTAAATTTGAAGAGTGGCAAAAACAACAACCAGCCCAAGAAATAGCTTTACTGGAAAATTTTTTAGCAGATAAAACTATTAATGAGCAATTAGCAGATTCAGAATCTTTGCAGCAAAAAATGCCCGATATAGTAGCAGAAATCAAAGAACGCTACCACGATTTACTCGATCGCTTTGTCGAACAAAGAATTTATAAAGTTCAATACGAAATCAACCGAAATATCGAGGTTTTAGTTGAACAACTAGGATATCTTCAAGCCACACCCAGAGATTTAATTGAGATACACACCACAATTTTAAAACAAAAACAAGCAACTCTTGGGCAAAGACAAGCAATGACTTATACGATAGAAGGTCGCTATTTACTATTAGAAATGATGGGTAAATTAGCAGCTTACTATCGGAAATATTACATGGGATTAAATAAAATTAATCTGGTTCAAAACTATAGTAACGAAATTTTAAAAAATAACCAAAGATCGAATAATTAA